The Lewinellaceae bacterium genome has a segment encoding these proteins:
- a CDS encoding peptidylprolyl isomerase, which translates to MNRVFLLLIMLGLAVTGWGQREVIDKVVATVGGELVLLSDVEEQLALAKDQRGAMPEGARCEILTSIMVTKLLLNQAKLDSIEVAEEQVETQLDARIEQILAYMGGDVLQFEAYYGQSIDEVKDRFREDLRDQMLTEQMRNQIMTDISVTPSEVKAFFNKIPVDSLPYFNAEVEVGEIVYKPVVNEIERQKSIDQLTEIRRQIVEEGADFGEMAKKYSSDASGQVGGDLGWAKRGKYVAAFEAAAYKLEKDQVSPIVKSEFGYHLIQMLERRGNSIHVRHILLRPEITDEDMALAKAHLDTVRMLVQTDSISFSQAVKTYSEESAQSYNNDGRMVNQITGNTFFEIGDLDPDVYFALDTLDLGEVSAPFEYAVPPGDTYFRIVQLQSKTSPHKANLRQDYSKIKQAAIQSKQSEFINDWVLEKIEGTYIAVDAMYDGCPTLQGWNKHALRQ; encoded by the coding sequence GGTGGCTACCGTAGGGGGCGAATTGGTATTGTTATCCGATGTAGAGGAACAATTGGCCCTGGCAAAGGATCAGCGAGGTGCCATGCCGGAAGGCGCACGATGCGAGATACTCACCAGTATAATGGTCACAAAATTGTTGCTTAACCAGGCAAAACTCGATAGTATCGAAGTAGCGGAAGAGCAGGTAGAGACACAACTGGATGCCAGGATTGAACAGATTTTAGCCTATATGGGGGGTGATGTGCTCCAATTCGAGGCTTATTACGGACAGTCTATTGACGAGGTTAAAGACCGTTTCAGGGAAGATCTCAGGGATCAGATGCTGACCGAACAGATGCGTAATCAGATCATGACAGACATTTCGGTGACCCCTTCGGAAGTAAAAGCTTTTTTCAATAAAATCCCGGTGGATAGCTTGCCTTACTTCAATGCAGAAGTTGAGGTGGGAGAGATCGTTTATAAACCTGTGGTAAATGAAATCGAAAGGCAGAAGAGCATCGATCAGTTGACGGAGATCCGCCGCCAGATCGTTGAAGAAGGCGCAGATTTTGGAGAGATGGCCAAAAAATATTCCAGTGATGCTTCCGGTCAGGTTGGAGGGGATCTGGGTTGGGCCAAGCGGGGAAAATATGTCGCTGCTTTTGAGGCGGCGGCCTATAAACTGGAAAAGGACCAGGTTTCACCGATTGTAAAATCGGAATTCGGATACCACCTCATTCAGATGCTTGAAAGACGTGGCAATTCCATCCATGTACGGCATATTTTATTGCGCCCGGAGATTACCGATGAAGATATGGCTCTTGCCAAAGCTCACCTGGATACGGTTCGCATGCTCGTTCAGACTGACTCCATCAGCTTTTCACAGGCTGTGAAAACCTATTCCGAAGAAAGTGCCCAGAGCTACAACAACGATGGGCGCATGGTGAACCAGATTACCGGCAATACCTTTTTTGAAATTGGTGATCTCGATCCTGATGTCTATTTCGCACTGGACACCCTCGACCTCGGAGAGGTGTCAGCTCCTTTTGAATATGCGGTTCCTCCGGGTGATACATATTTCCGTATCGTTCAATTACAGTCGAAAACGTCTCCACACAAAGCAAACCTCAGACAGGATTATTCAAAAATAAAACAGGCAGCCATACAGTCCAAACAAAGTGAATTTATCAACGATTGGGTATTGGAGAAAATCGAAGGCACCTACATTGCCGTGGATGCCATGTACGATGGATGCCCTACGCTTCAGGGGTGGAATAAGCATGCATTGAGACAATAG
- a CDS encoding metallophosphoesterase, whose protein sequence is MRSFPLYTILLLCVCILLVDTFAFYWLKDIIQPFPPWAKNGIFITFWTFSAGLITSILLLKIRMNRIPVQRKYFWISSLYGLTVSSFLPKFIFVLAITILYLSQSVLSKAGSLIVVPVAGVLFGFLPFFVIINGIFRTLYRFKVHRLKVEFEDLPKPFNGLRIVHISDLHLGSFNYRYHILDRAIRIINQLEPDFIFFTGDLVNNFAWELKGWESTLYQLSAKRGKYAVLGNHDYGDYSQWESDEAKAENFEEIKYFFKKTGFSLLLNEAEVIEKEGAKIAIAGVENWGHPPFKQYGNLKKALKDILNIPFKILLSHDPTHWKEEVIHDTNIALTLSGHTHGMQAGIDLKNRKWSPIKYKYEHWAGLYEQGGQYLYVTRGLGWLGFPGRLGMRPEVTCLELRCDKNNR, encoded by the coding sequence ATGCGATCGTTCCCGCTTTACACCATTCTTCTTTTATGCGTTTGCATTTTATTGGTCGATACCTTTGCATTCTATTGGCTGAAAGACATCATTCAACCTTTTCCACCCTGGGCAAAAAATGGCATTTTTATAACCTTCTGGACTTTTTCGGCGGGACTCATTACCTCCATCCTGCTTTTAAAAATAAGGATGAACAGGATTCCCGTCCAACGAAAATATTTTTGGATCTCTTCCCTATACGGACTTACGGTTTCTTCCTTCCTCCCGAAATTTATTTTTGTTTTGGCCATCACGATACTCTACCTTTCCCAATCGGTTCTTTCCAAAGCAGGCTCGCTGATCGTCGTGCCTGTCGCCGGTGTTTTGTTTGGGTTTTTACCCTTTTTTGTCATCATTAACGGGATTTTCAGAACCTTGTATCGCTTTAAGGTACATCGTTTAAAGGTCGAATTTGAGGATCTCCCCAAACCATTTAACGGACTCCGGATCGTCCATATTTCTGACCTCCACCTGGGCAGTTTCAATTACCGCTACCACATCCTGGACCGGGCCATCAGAATCATCAATCAGCTGGAGCCCGACTTCATTTTTTTTACCGGCGACCTGGTGAATAACTTCGCCTGGGAGTTAAAAGGCTGGGAAAGTACCTTGTACCAATTGTCTGCCAAAAGAGGTAAATATGCCGTTTTAGGGAATCATGACTATGGCGATTATTCCCAATGGGAATCTGATGAGGCCAAGGCCGAAAATTTTGAGGAGATAAAATATTTTTTTAAAAAAACAGGCTTCAGCTTGTTGTTAAATGAGGCGGAGGTGATCGAAAAAGAAGGCGCAAAGATCGCCATCGCGGGAGTGGAAAACTGGGGGCACCCTCCCTTCAAACAATACGGCAACCTGAAAAAAGCGCTAAAGGACATCCTTAATATTCCCTTTAAAATACTATTGTCCCACGATCCTACCCACTGGAAGGAGGAGGTGATCCACGATACGAATATCGCCCTTACCCTTTCTGGGCATACCCATGGGATGCAGGCAGGTATTGACCTGAAAAACCGTAAATGGAGCCCCATCAAATACAAATACGAACACTGGGCCGGGTTGTACGAACAAGGCGGGCAATACCTTTATGTGACCCGCGGGCTGGGTTGGTTGGGTTTTCCGGGGAGGTTGGGAATGCGGCCGGAGGTCACGTGTTTGGAGTTGAGGTGTGATAAAAATAACCGTTGA
- a CDS encoding outer membrane protein transport protein, with product MKLNKYFFLVLFFVLTSVHSQAQNETDAVRYSQYSQIGTARSLGMGGALGALGADFSVMSTNPAGLAWFRKSVFEFTPGMTNVEVNSLLTNDAKNTTWRETKNKFNFHNIGMVRTMYRPGTKVPTFNFGIGMNQLADFNRNFYFEGDSKGSIVNRFQELANGSEGFDEFESGVAFDAEALFDNPQDGYYDSDFDGYPDALTNKQQVVKTSGSIKELVVGMAANIEEKVMVGLTMGFPIVSFTEEKVYTEVDNGEGAVGNVPTFDDLEYTEYLNTIGGGINLKMGVIYRLNQALRFGLAIHTPTLYQLTDNYNTTMTYNYTLSDTPSQGYAASPDGNFSYSLRTPWRFIGSAAYIVGKKGLVSADLEYLNYSKAELIYDGYIAQERDANQLIAQNLKSALNIRVGGEVALDMFRLRGGLEFDQSPIEGDNTIKTAFSLGAGVRSRVVFVDIAYKNSVSKETYVPYRTYEAPVQKVDNNNVVGNIVLTLGFRF from the coding sequence ATGAAACTAAACAAATATTTTTTCCTCGTCCTATTCTTTGTTCTGACATCAGTACATTCTCAGGCTCAAAATGAAACGGATGCCGTCCGGTATTCTCAGTATTCACAAATAGGAACCGCCAGGTCTCTCGGGATGGGTGGAGCATTGGGTGCCCTGGGCGCCGACTTTTCGGTCATGAGTACCAATCCTGCGGGACTGGCCTGGTTCAGAAAATCCGTTTTTGAATTCACTCCGGGCATGACCAACGTTGAGGTTAATTCTCTTTTAACCAATGATGCAAAAAATACCACGTGGAGGGAAACAAAAAACAAATTCAACTTTCATAATATTGGCATGGTACGCACCATGTATAGACCCGGCACCAAAGTACCTACCTTCAATTTCGGCATTGGGATGAACCAGCTGGCTGACTTCAATCGGAACTTTTATTTTGAAGGAGATTCAAAAGGCTCGATAGTCAATCGTTTCCAGGAGCTGGCCAACGGATCGGAAGGGTTTGATGAATTTGAATCAGGGGTCGCCTTTGATGCTGAAGCGCTTTTCGACAACCCCCAGGACGGTTATTATGACAGTGATTTCGACGGTTATCCAGATGCGCTGACCAATAAACAACAAGTGGTGAAAACAAGCGGCAGCATCAAAGAATTGGTCGTCGGGATGGCCGCAAATATTGAAGAAAAGGTCATGGTTGGCCTTACCATGGGTTTCCCGATTGTCAGTTTTACGGAAGAAAAAGTGTATACAGAAGTAGATAACGGCGAAGGGGCCGTGGGCAATGTTCCTACCTTTGATGACCTGGAATACACCGAATATCTCAACACCATCGGAGGGGGGATCAACCTGAAAATGGGGGTGATCTACCGGTTGAACCAGGCGTTGCGTTTCGGATTGGCCATTCACACCCCAACCTTGTATCAGTTGACCGACAATTACAATACCACCATGACTTATAATTATACCTTATCCGACACTCCGAGTCAGGGATATGCAGCATCTCCTGACGGGAATTTTTCCTACTCCCTGCGCACTCCATGGCGATTCATAGGAAGCGCCGCCTATATCGTTGGGAAAAAAGGATTGGTCTCTGCGGACCTGGAATACCTCAACTATTCAAAGGCCGAGTTGATCTATGACGGATATATCGCACAGGAACGCGATGCCAATCAGCTTATCGCTCAAAACCTGAAATCAGCGCTCAACATTCGCGTTGGAGGCGAAGTTGCTTTAGATATGTTCAGACTGAGGGGCGGACTGGAATTTGATCAATCGCCGATAGAAGGCGATAATACCATTAAAACAGCTTTCAGCCTGGGCGCCGGGGTTCGTTCACGTGTTGTATTTGTAGATATCGCTTACAAAAACAGTGTATCCAAGGAGACTTATGTGCCTTACCGCACTTACGAAGCTCCGGTTCAAAAGGTGGACAATAACAATGTTGTAGGTAATATAGTGCTTACGTTGGGCTTTAGGTTTTGA
- a CDS encoding CDP-alcohol phosphatidyltransferase family protein has product MLTFKNYNIADWISFYRVASAPFLLVLLWLGQRELFTWCLLISYSTDMLDGFIARKLKITSPRGSQLDSLGDQVTFSVAVAGLLVFEFGFIKENYLLMLLVFFPYIIQMLIAFGKYGKATAFHTYLAKLSAITQGVFFLWLLFFGPLYWLFYVMIILGVLETIEEIILIFMYDNWVTGVKGIYWALRDKRRLKKEEKLKKS; this is encoded by the coding sequence ATGCTGACGTTTAAGAATTATAACATAGCAGATTGGATTTCATTTTACCGGGTGGCTTCGGCTCCCTTTCTGCTGGTATTATTATGGCTGGGCCAAAGAGAACTTTTCACCTGGTGCTTACTCATAAGTTATAGTACGGATATGCTCGACGGGTTTATCGCCCGTAAATTGAAGATCACCAGCCCAAGGGGTTCGCAATTGGATTCACTGGGTGATCAGGTAACCTTTTCTGTAGCGGTGGCAGGTTTATTGGTTTTTGAATTCGGCTTCATTAAGGAAAATTATCTCCTGATGCTGTTGGTTTTTTTCCCGTACATCATTCAAATGCTCATCGCCTTTGGAAAGTACGGTAAAGCAACCGCCTTCCATACCTACCTGGCCAAATTGTCGGCTATAACACAAGGGGTTTTCTTTCTTTGGTTATTGTTTTTCGGACCGCTTTACTGGTTGTTTTACGTGATGATCATTTTAGGGGTCCTGGAAACCATAGAAGAGATCATCCTCATTTTTATGTATGACAACTGGGTGACCGGAGTGAAAGGCATTTATTGGGCGCTGAGGGATAAACGAAGGTTAAAAAAAGAAGAAAAACTAAAAAAATCCTAA
- a CDS encoding proline--tRNA ligase gives MSKEITSRSEDYAQWYIDIVKKAKLAENSAVRGCMVIRPYGFAIWENMRDQLDRMFKETGHVNAYFPLFIPKSFLSKEAEHVEGFAKECAVVTHHRLMQDPDGPGLIVDPTAKLEEELIVRPTSETIIWNTYRDWIKSYRDLPLLINQWANVVRWEMRTRLFLRTAEFLWQEGHTAHSTREEAIEETIKMQGVYAQFAEEYMAMPVIKGIKSANERFAGAEETYTIEALMQDGKALQSGTSHFLGQNFARAFDVKFLNKDNQEELVWATSWGLSTRMMGALIMTHSDDQGLVIPPKLAPVQVVIVPIPKPGPEINEAAEKIMAELKAKGIRVEFDTDDQKRPGFKFAEHELRGVPVRLGIGMRDLEKGVVEVARRDTKDKASQPLEGIADHISHLLDEIQSNLYNRALKYREEHTTPVDTFEEFKDVLENKGGFVEAHWDGTTETELKIKELTKATIRCIPNDVKMEAGKCILTGNPSKCRVLFAKAY, from the coding sequence ATGTCAAAAGAAATCACAAGCAGGAGCGAAGATTACGCTCAATGGTACATCGATATCGTAAAAAAAGCGAAGCTGGCAGAAAACTCCGCAGTACGAGGATGTATGGTTATTCGTCCTTATGGTTTTGCTATTTGGGAAAACATGCGAGATCAACTGGACAGAATGTTTAAGGAAACGGGACACGTCAATGCGTATTTCCCTTTGTTCATTCCCAAAAGCTTTTTGAGTAAAGAAGCAGAGCATGTGGAGGGATTTGCCAAAGAATGCGCCGTGGTCACCCATCACCGCCTGATGCAGGATCCGGATGGACCGGGGCTTATTGTTGACCCTACTGCTAAACTGGAAGAAGAACTCATTGTCCGCCCGACTTCAGAAACCATTATCTGGAACACTTACCGGGACTGGATCAAATCATATCGGGATCTGCCATTGCTGATCAATCAATGGGCCAATGTAGTCCGTTGGGAGATGAGAACCCGTTTGTTTTTGCGTACCGCTGAGTTTCTCTGGCAGGAAGGCCATACGGCGCATTCCACCCGTGAAGAAGCGATCGAGGAAACGATAAAAATGCAGGGCGTTTATGCTCAGTTTGCGGAGGAATATATGGCCATGCCGGTTATCAAAGGCATAAAATCCGCCAATGAAAGGTTTGCCGGTGCCGAAGAAACCTACACCATCGAAGCGCTTATGCAGGATGGAAAGGCGCTTCAGTCAGGCACTTCACACTTTCTCGGTCAGAATTTTGCCAGGGCCTTCGACGTGAAGTTCCTCAATAAAGACAACCAGGAAGAATTGGTTTGGGCTACCTCGTGGGGGCTTTCCACCCGTATGATGGGTGCCCTCATTATGACCCATTCCGATGACCAGGGATTGGTCATTCCACCAAAACTGGCTCCTGTACAGGTGGTCATCGTTCCGATTCCAAAACCAGGTCCTGAGATCAATGAAGCTGCGGAAAAGATCATGGCGGAATTGAAAGCCAAAGGCATCCGCGTGGAGTTCGATACCGATGATCAAAAACGTCCGGGTTTTAAATTTGCCGAGCATGAACTGCGGGGCGTTCCTGTAAGATTGGGCATCGGTATGCGTGATCTCGAAAAAGGAGTGGTGGAAGTGGCACGCCGGGATACGAAAGATAAAGCTTCGCAGCCTTTGGAGGGTATTGCCGATCATATAAGCCACCTGCTGGACGAGATTCAGAGCAACCTCTACAACCGGGCCCTGAAATACCGGGAAGAACATACCACTCCGGTGGATACTTTTGAGGAATTTAAGGATGTGCTGGAGAACAAGGGAGGTTTTGTGGAAGCCCACTGGGACGGCACTACAGAAACTGAATTGAAGATCAAGGAACTCACCAAGGCTACCATCCGGTGTATTCCGAACGATGTGAAAATGGAAGCCGGAAAGTGCATTTTGACAGGTAATCCTTCCAAATGCAGGGTGTTGTTTGCCAAAGCATATTGA
- a CDS encoding T9SS type A sorting domain-containing protein, which yields MRKLTFTLFLFVLINLANGQTWTQLAEITVGSPTSPGGLGQVFLGKVMSDGNLYFRGSENGSRKAIWKTDGTVAGTNKVVEEANAFGYNWDQIFMTEVGVLINEDDVWKILHPGNPSFTNVSGLPAESIHRISRSTDDAYFVTTQRDGQYILHAANSTLTSFTEIGAFHPVANFMELFAGTEAAIIFSTDAFVSDAPMVYWRNSGEMQSIGDYLSSLSLTLNTFTYGYIYDKFMFVSFKDDSNFFQHKVIDMSTGEVEDFQFIRDPLAYYEYDGKLIVVTEREVVSFDPATMMHEELFDDIYPFTVSTINGDKMYCIGETDDNQQNVLEVDLANGTTAFLEGATIGSFFYNCKMLWHENEFYYLSRGDYTKLMKYDFNTNEPVEVYSLSETTGATIGHALEAVNGELVVSIREGFIQHELYVSGDGGVSSTSNPITKNLDVYPTVANESISLSTTEELDFFYGVEVTIFDHLGQVVNVLNINSNNIDIANMPAGIYVGIIKSKGEGYKFRFVKE from the coding sequence ATGAGAAAATTGACTTTTACACTTTTTCTGTTTGTTTTAATCAACCTCGCCAATGGACAGACCTGGACACAGCTGGCCGAGATCACGGTGGGTAGTCCTACCAGCCCGGGCGGTTTGGGACAGGTATTTTTGGGAAAAGTAATGAGCGACGGCAACCTGTATTTCAGAGGCTCCGAAAACGGCTCCCGCAAAGCGATCTGGAAAACCGACGGTACCGTGGCTGGTACGAATAAAGTAGTTGAGGAAGCCAATGCCTTCGGATACAACTGGGATCAAATATTTATGACTGAAGTCGGTGTTTTGATCAACGAAGATGATGTCTGGAAAATACTTCATCCCGGCAATCCTTCTTTTACAAACGTAAGCGGATTACCTGCAGAATCCATTCACCGTATTTCCAGAAGTACCGATGATGCCTACTTTGTAACGACACAAAGAGATGGTCAATATATTTTGCATGCTGCCAACAGTACCTTAACCAGTTTTACGGAAATTGGTGCTTTTCATCCTGTAGCGAATTTCATGGAGTTGTTTGCCGGAACGGAAGCAGCCATCATATTCAGTACGGATGCTTTTGTTAGTGATGCTCCTATGGTTTATTGGAGAAATTCCGGAGAAATGCAAAGTATTGGAGATTACTTGTCATCCCTGTCATTGACGCTGAATACTTTCACCTATGGGTATATCTACGATAAGTTCATGTTTGTTTCTTTTAAAGATGATAGCAATTTCTTCCAACACAAGGTCATTGATATGAGCACCGGAGAGGTGGAGGATTTTCAGTTTATCAGAGATCCGCTGGCTTATTATGAGTACGATGGTAAACTGATTGTGGTGACCGAGCGGGAGGTGGTATCCTTTGATCCGGCTACAATGATGCACGAGGAGCTGTTTGATGATATTTACCCTTTTACAGTGAGCACTATCAACGGCGATAAGATGTATTGCATTGGTGAAACAGATGATAATCAGCAGAATGTGCTGGAGGTTGATCTTGCCAACGGAACAACTGCCTTTTTGGAGGGCGCTACGATCGGCAGTTTCTTCTATAACTGTAAAATGCTCTGGCACGAAAATGAATTTTATTACTTGTCCAGAGGAGATTATACTAAATTGATGAAGTATGATTTTAATACCAATGAGCCTGTTGAAGTCTATTCATTGTCTGAAACAACCGGAGCTACGATTGGACACGCTCTGGAAGCGGTAAATGGTGAATTGGTCGTCAGTATCCGCGAGGGTTTTATTCAGCATGAATTGTATGTGTCGGGCGATGGTGGTGTGTCAAGCACTTCGAATCCGATCACCAAAAACCTTGATGTGTATCCTACGGTTGCCAACGAATCTATTTCCCTGAGTACGACGGAGGAGTTGGATTTTTTCTATGGTGTTGAGGTGACCATTTTTGATCACCTGGGGCAGGTTGTCAATGTGTTGAATATTAATAGCAATAACATCGATATTGCCAACATGCCTGCCGGTATATACGTAGGGATTATTAAATCGAAAGGTGAGGGTTATAAGTTTCGTTTTGTGAAGGAATAG
- a CDS encoding YifB family Mg chelatase-like AAA ATPase: MLVKTFASAVQGVDARTITVEVNTGGFVAAGKNFYDLVGLPDNAVKEGFQRIEAAINNVGYRMQRVKTVVNLAPADIRKEGSAYDLPIAIAVLAGTGQIASDQLDQYILMGELSLDGSLRPIKGALPIAIQVLKEKFKGFILPKQNAREAAIVNNIEVYGVESLKEAALFLNGELQLKPVHVDTREEFFDNQNVYDVDFSDVKGQENIKRALEISAAGGHNAILIGPPGAGKTMLARRFPTILPALNLYESLETTKIHSVAGLLPQNAALVTTRPFRAPHHTISDVALVGGGSNPHPGEISLAHNGVLFLDELPEFKRTVLEVLRQPMEERKVTISRAKVSVDYPANFMLIASMNPCPCGYHNHPDKDCVCSPNIVSRYLNRISGPLLDRIDLHVEVTPVSFDELSSMDRPVESSKDIMQRVLRAREIQEERFKDIKDIYSNAQMPSRMVREVCQVDQAGTILIKKAMEKLQLSARAYDRILKVARTAADLNGKKDVLIEHLAEAIHFRSLDRENWVG; encoded by the coding sequence ATGTTAGTAAAAACCTTTGCCAGCGCCGTACAGGGGGTAGATGCCCGGACAATTACCGTAGAAGTCAATACCGGTGGGTTTGTAGCTGCCGGAAAGAATTTTTATGACCTGGTAGGTCTTCCTGATAACGCCGTCAAAGAAGGTTTTCAGCGCATCGAAGCGGCCATCAATAACGTGGGCTACCGGATGCAGCGGGTCAAAACAGTCGTCAATCTCGCTCCGGCAGATATTCGCAAAGAAGGTTCCGCTTACGATTTGCCCATCGCCATCGCCGTATTGGCCGGCACCGGGCAAATTGCCTCGGACCAGCTCGACCAGTACATCCTTATGGGGGAATTATCCTTGGACGGCAGCCTACGCCCCATCAAAGGGGCCTTACCCATCGCCATCCAGGTGTTAAAGGAAAAATTCAAAGGCTTTATTCTTCCCAAACAAAACGCCAGGGAAGCGGCCATCGTCAATAATATTGAAGTTTACGGGGTGGAAAGTCTGAAGGAAGCCGCCCTGTTCCTCAACGGGGAACTCCAGCTCAAACCGGTTCATGTCGATACGCGCGAAGAATTTTTCGACAACCAGAATGTTTACGATGTCGATTTTTCGGATGTCAAAGGCCAGGAAAACATCAAACGAGCCCTGGAGATCTCTGCCGCCGGAGGCCATAATGCCATTCTCATCGGTCCTCCCGGAGCGGGAAAGACCATGCTGGCCCGCCGGTTTCCGACCATCCTGCCCGCCCTCAACCTTTACGAATCCCTGGAAACCACGAAAATACATTCCGTAGCCGGCCTATTGCCTCAAAATGCAGCCCTGGTGACCACTCGTCCCTTCCGCGCTCCGCACCACACCATTAGTGATGTCGCTCTTGTCGGCGGAGGTTCCAACCCTCACCCTGGTGAAATTTCCCTCGCCCATAACGGCGTACTATTCCTGGACGAATTGCCGGAATTCAAAAGAACGGTGCTCGAGGTACTGAGGCAACCCATGGAAGAACGCAAGGTGACCATTTCCCGCGCAAAGGTATCCGTCGATTACCCTGCCAATTTTATGCTCATCGCTTCCATGAACCCCTGTCCATGTGGATACCATAATCATCCCGACAAAGACTGTGTGTGCAGCCCCAATATTGTGAGCCGTTATCTGAATAGAATATCCGGGCCTTTACTGGACAGGATCGATCTCCACGTGGAAGTGACCCCGGTGAGTTTTGATGAATTGTCGAGCATGGATCGTCCGGTGGAAAGCAGTAAAGACATCATGCAACGTGTGCTTAGGGCACGTGAGATACAGGAAGAAAGATTCAAAGATATTAAAGACATCTACAGCAACGCCCAGATGCCCAGCCGCATGGTGCGGGAAGTTTGCCAGGTAGATCAGGCCGGAACGATATTGATTAAAAAGGCGATGGAAAAACTGCAACTTTCAGCGAGAGCTTACGACCGGATATTAAAAGTCGCCCGCACAGCAGCGGACCTGAACGGTAAAAAAGATGTTTTAATAGAACATTTGGCGGAAGCCATTCATTTTAGGAGTTTGGATCGGGAGAATTGGGTGGGGTAG
- a CDS encoding NADP(H)-dependent aldo-keto reductase has protein sequence MEYTTLGKTDLHVSRICLGTMTFGEQNTEAEGHEQLDYALDHGINFIDTAEMYSVPGRKETQGSTERIIGSWIQKKKNRDKFILATKITGPSPSFTFLRDPLNFSKQQINEAINGSLDRLKTDYVDLYQLHWPERNVNNFSQRGYKHKTDEGWEDNLLEVLQSMEELIDSGKVRHFGVSNETPWGLMRFLQLAEQHGLSRCISIQNPFNLLNRTFEIGLAEIAMREQVSLLAYSPMGFGLLSGKYHRGEATSFSRINQFKQMARYSRPQAYEASRLYLEIAEANELNPAQMALAFVNQQPFTGSNIIGATNLEQLRENMESIQLKLSPEVLKAIEEVHETIPNPAP, from the coding sequence ATGGAATACACAACACTGGGGAAAACTGACCTGCACGTAAGCAGGATATGCCTGGGAACGATGACTTTCGGGGAGCAAAATACAGAAGCCGAAGGCCACGAGCAGCTGGATTACGCTCTGGATCATGGCATTAACTTCATAGACACGGCTGAAATGTATTCCGTTCCGGGCCGAAAAGAAACACAGGGCAGCACGGAGCGAATCATCGGCTCCTGGATTCAAAAAAAGAAAAACAGGGATAAATTCATCCTCGCCACAAAAATTACAGGGCCTTCCCCAAGCTTTACCTTTCTCCGGGACCCCTTAAATTTTAGCAAACAACAGATCAACGAGGCGATTAACGGTAGCCTGGACCGGTTGAAAACGGATTATGTGGATCTTTATCAATTACATTGGCCGGAAAGGAATGTCAATAATTTCAGCCAGCGTGGATATAAGCATAAAACGGACGAAGGCTGGGAGGATAATTTGCTGGAGGTGTTGCAATCTATGGAGGAACTGATTGATTCCGGCAAAGTGCGTCATTTTGGCGTCTCCAATGAAACGCCCTGGGGGTTAATGCGATTTTTGCAACTGGCAGAACAGCATGGCCTGTCACGGTGCATCAGTATCCAAAATCCCTTTAACCTGCTCAACAGGACTTTTGAGATCGGGTTGGCAGAAATTGCCATGCGGGAACAGGTGAGTTTACTCGCGTATTCTCCAATGGGTTTTGGTTTGTTGTCCGGAAAATACCACAGAGGAGAAGCCACTTCATTTTCGAGAATCAATCAATTCAAGCAGATGGCTCGTTATAGCCGGCCCCAGGCTTATGAAGCCAGCCGGTTATATCTTGAGATCGCGGAGGCAAACGAATTGAATCCTGCTCAAATGGCTCTGGCGTTTGTCAATCAACAACCTTTTACAGGAAGTAATATTATCGGGGCCACGAATCTCGAGCAACTGAGGGAAAATATGGAAAGTATTCAACTGAAATTAAGCCCGGAAGTTTTAAAAGCTATTGAGGAAGTTCATGAAACCATTCCCAATCCGGCTCCGTAA